Genomic DNA from Telopea speciosissima isolate NSW1024214 ecotype Mountain lineage chromosome 2, Tspe_v1, whole genome shotgun sequence:
tatctTGGCGCAAGCAGATCGTCGCCTATCTTAAGGGTAAGGGTCAACGGTTATTCTCCTTTCTTGATGGTTCCCATCCGTGCCCAGATGATGCCGATGCAGCTGCCCAATGGTCTGCTCAAGATTCCGCTATCACCagtcttcttcttgcttctctatCCGATGAAGTTCACTCTTTAGTTCTTGATAAAGAAACCAGTTTCGACATCTGGACTGCCCTTCAGGATGCCTACGGTTTGGCCTCAATGACTCGTCTCATGTCTCTCAACATGAGTCTTCAAAATTTGCAGCAAGACCCTGATGAATCGAATTCGGCTTACCTGCAACATGCTAAACTCATTACCGATGAACTTGCTGCTGCTAGCAAACCTCTTACCCCTGCAGATTTCAACATTTATGTTCTTCGTTCTCTACGCTCCGATTTACATGACATGGTCTCTCCTATCCTTAATCGCTTGGACCCTCCATCATATGCTGACCTAAGTAGACTCCTCTTGAGTCATGAGAGAATCAAGGCTTTCCAGAAGCTTCGTTTAACTGAAGCCCCCATCACTGGATCTCAATCTCCTTCGGCCAACACTGTTCAACGGACCGATCAAGTCAACCCCTCTTCAAGTCGTGGTTAAGGCCGTGGCCGTGATGGCCATGGTGGTCATGGTGGCCGCAGTGGTTGTGGCGGCAGGTTCTATCCTACTATGCAACAAGGGGGACGATAATGTACCATCTGCCATCGGACAAATCACTTTGCCCAAACTTGCTTTTACAAACCACAAAATTATTCCCCTTACCCACAACCTTCCTTCAACCATTACCCTACCAATCCCCCCTCCGCCAATCTCTCCAACGTCCCACTACTTCCCACACCACCATATCCGCCCACTTACCCTAACCCCGATGCTATTACCTGGTACCCAGACACCGGTGCTACTCATCATATCCAATCCCTGTCATCGTATGATCAATATAGTGGTTCCGATCAACTTCATCTCGGCAATGGTAAGGGTCTCTCCATCTGTCACATTGGTACATctattcttccttctcttttttcttctcgtTTATTTGATCTTAACAATATTCTCCATGTTCCTGATATTTCCAAGTCCTTGTTATCTGTTCAAAAATTTACTAGTGACAatgatatttattttgaatttcaccctgGTTATTTTCTTGTTAAGGATCGCACCACCAAGAGAACTCTACTCTCTGGACCAAGTAAAGACGGGCTCTATACATTGATCCCCTTTACAACCTCTTCTCCTCATGTCCATGTTGTTGAACATACTTCCATCAACGGTTGGCACCATCGTCTAGGACATCTTCATGAAATTTACTAGTGACAATGTACACATGCAATGGACTTTTTATGGTATTTACCACCCGTTGTGAGGATGTGTACGTACACGAAACTTAGGATCTTCTATTACGACGACGTTGGTGAGTAGATAGAAAACTTGAACTTAATTTATGGATTGTTTCTTACATGGTTATCttgaatgccattcatgcatttTGTATGCTTCATTTGTTGACGTGTCATTCACTATCCATGTTATATTAGTTTAGATTCTTTATTAATTGATTGAGGTAGATGTGCTAGGATATGATCATGTTGAATGATAGTTGTTATGGTTTGATGCCTAAGATGGAATTGAGGTGGTTATTGAATATGTGATGAATGATGACTATGGTTAACAATTATGAGTTAATTAATGATAAGATGATTATGTGGTTATGTGACGAGTGTTGGTGATGGGATCCAAGTACCGTGAGTGGGTGCCGGATTTGGGATCGCCATGTGAGTGTCATGAGAGTGATTGTGTAGAGATGACTGTGTATGTGAGATAATTGTTACATTAGGGTG
This window encodes:
- the LOC122650607 gene encoding uncharacterized protein LOC122650607; this translates as MEGALGTQNISSPSITLPHAHHFVPLKLTPKNYLSWRKQIVAYLKGKGQRLFSFLDGSHPCPDDADAAAQWSAQDSAITSLLLASLSDEVHSLVLDKETSFDIWTALQDAYGLASMTRLMSLNMSLQNLQQDPDESNSAYLQHAKLITDELAAASKPLTPADFNIYVLRSLRSDLHDMVSPILNRLDPPSYADLSRLLLSHERIKAFQKLRLTEAPITGSQSPSANTVQRTDQVNPSSSRG